A stretch of Ectothiorhodospiraceae bacterium BW-2 DNA encodes these proteins:
- the rpoB gene encoding DNA-directed RNA polymerase subunit beta → MAYSYTEKKRIRKDFGKRPGILDVPYLLSTQLESYRKFMALDADSEARKKTGLHAAFSSVFPIESYSGNAALEYVSYTLGRPGFDVNECRTRGLNYAAPLRVKLRLIIYDKDSANKNVKEVRDQEVYMGELPLMTENGTFVINGTERVIVSQLHRSPGVFFEHDKGKTHSSGKLLFSARVIPYRGSWLDFEFDPKDCLFVRIDRRRKLPATVLLRALDYTTEEILARFFEQDEIQLQEGEGARIRFVAERMRGETAPTDIVVDGEVVVEKGKKMTARHVRLLDNANIEFIDLGDEALIGRVLAHDIVDGESGEIVAAANDELTEELLTRLRESGVSDFKTIFTNDLDHGPFISDTLRIDSTTNKLEALVEIYRMMRPGEPPTKEAAESLFDGLFFVFERYDLSEVGRMKFNRRVGREEVVGEGTLSKEDILAVVETLLDIRNGKGSVDDIDHLGNRRVRSVGEMAENQFRVGLVRVERAVKERLSLAESENLMPQELINAKPVSAAIKEFFGSSQLSQFMDQNNPLSEITHKRRISALGPGGLTRERAGFEVRDVHPTHYGRVCPIETPEGPNIGLINSLAVYARTNNYGFLETPYRKVVDGQVTDEIDYLSAINENEFVIAQANVAVDSEGRLTDDLVSCRHQNEFTLKPKLEVDYVDVSPKQIVSVAASLIPFLEHDDANRALMGSNMQRQAVPTLRADKPLVGTGMERTVAIDSGVTVVARRGGVVDSVDSGRIVIRVNDEETEAGEPGVDIYTLIKYTRSNQNTCINQRPLVKPGDVIARGDCLADGPSTDMGELALGQNMRVAFMPWNGYNFEDSILISERVVQEDRFTTIHIEELTCIARDTKLGPEEITADIPNVSESALGKLDESGIVYVGAEVKPGDILVGKVTPKGESQLTPEEKLLRAIFGDKASDVKDSSLRVSSGTQGTVIGVQVFTRDGLDKDKRAHQIEEAELNEIRKDLKDKQRIMEEDGYGRMRRLLVGKKALGGPNRLKAGDTLTETYLDGVVREKWFELRMEEDELNSQLESIKVQLSEQRKNFEAQFEDKRKKLTQGDDLAPGVLKMVKVYLAVRRRIQPGDKMAGRHGNKGVISMIVPVEDMPYDEFGVPVDVVLNPLGVPSRMNVGQVLETHLGWAAKGLGEKIGRMLDSYQQSQQAISTLRSFLHDIYNNCSGKQEQIDSLSDSEVVELAKNLRAGVPMATPVFDGVEEHDLEYMLKLADLPVTGQTTLYDGRSGEAFERPVTVGYMYMLKLNHLVDDKMHARSTGPYSLVTQQPLGGKAQFGGQRFGEMEVWALEAYGATYTLQEMLTVKSDDVNGRTRMYKNIVDGDHRMDAGMPESFNVLIKEIRALGIDIELEGE, encoded by the coding sequence ATGGCCTATTCGTACACAGAGAAAAAACGTATTCGTAAAGATTTCGGCAAGCGTCCAGGAATTTTGGATGTCCCCTATCTGCTCTCCACTCAGCTAGAGTCATACCGAAAGTTCATGGCGCTCGATGCCGATAGCGAGGCGAGGAAAAAGACCGGTCTGCACGCCGCTTTCTCTTCGGTTTTTCCTATCGAAAGCTACTCCGGTAATGCGGCGCTGGAGTATGTCAGCTACACTCTGGGGCGTCCGGGGTTTGATGTCAATGAGTGCCGTACTCGTGGTCTAAACTACGCCGCGCCACTGCGAGTTAAGCTGCGTCTGATTATCTATGATAAAGATTCGGCCAATAAAAATGTGAAAGAGGTGCGAGATCAAGAGGTCTATATGGGGGAGCTGCCCCTAATGACCGAGAACGGCACCTTTGTGATTAATGGCACTGAGCGGGTGATTGTCTCCCAGCTCCACCGTTCGCCTGGGGTCTTTTTTGAGCACGATAAGGGTAAGACCCACTCCTCGGGTAAGCTGCTCTTTAGTGCGCGAGTGATCCCCTATCGCGGCTCTTGGCTCGACTTTGAGTTTGATCCGAAAGATTGTCTGTTTGTGCGTATCGATCGGCGGCGTAAACTGCCGGCAACCGTGCTATTACGGGCGCTTGACTACACGACCGAAGAGATTTTAGCGCGCTTTTTTGAGCAAGATGAGATTCAGCTCCAAGAGGGGGAGGGGGCGAGGATCCGTTTTGTCGCCGAGAGGATGCGGGGGGAGACCGCCCCGACCGATATTGTCGTCGATGGTGAGGTGGTGGTGGAGAAGGGGAAAAAGATGACCGCCCGCCATGTCCGGCTGCTCGATAACGCGAATATCGAATTTATCGACCTAGGGGATGAGGCGCTCATCGGTCGCGTCTTAGCGCACGATATTGTCGATGGCGAGAGTGGTGAGATTGTAGCTGCGGCTAACGATGAGCTGACCGAAGAGCTGCTGACCCGTCTGCGTGAGAGTGGGGTGAGTGACTTTAAGACGATCTTTACTAATGATCTCGATCACGGGCCGTTTATCTCCGATACGCTGCGTATCGACTCGACGACTAATAAATTAGAGGCGTTGGTTGAGATCTATCGCATGATGCGTCCAGGGGAGCCACCGACTAAAGAGGCAGCAGAGAGTCTGTTCGATGGCCTCTTCTTCGTTTTTGAGCGCTACGATCTCTCGGAAGTGGGGCGAATGAAGTTCAACCGCCGCGTTGGTCGAGAGGAGGTAGTCGGTGAGGGGACTCTCTCGAAAGAGGATATTTTGGCGGTGGTCGAGACGCTGCTCGATATTCGTAATGGTAAGGGGAGTGTCGATGATATCGATCACCTCGGTAACCGGCGGGTACGAAGTGTCGGCGAGATGGCCGAAAACCAGTTTCGTGTCGGTTTAGTGCGGGTCGAGCGGGCGGTAAAAGAGCGCTTATCGCTCGCCGAGAGCGAAAATCTGATGCCACAAGAGCTGATTAATGCTAAACCGGTCTCGGCGGCGATTAAGGAGTTTTTCGGCTCTAGCCAGCTATCGCAGTTTATGGATCAAAATAATCCGCTCTCTGAAATTACCCATAAGCGACGGATTTCGGCGCTAGGCCCGGGGGGGCTGACTCGGGAGCGGGCTGGATTTGAGGTGCGCGATGTCCACCCGACCCACTACGGTCGTGTCTGTCCGATTGAGACCCCTGAGGGGCCAAATATCGGTCTAATTAACTCACTGGCGGTCTATGCTCGTACTAATAATTATGGGTTTTTAGAGACCCCTTATCGTAAAGTCGTCGATGGGCAGGTGACCGATGAGATCGACTATCTTTCAGCGATCAATGAAAACGAGTTTGTCATCGCTCAGGCCAATGTGGCGGTCGATAGCGAAGGGCGCTTGACCGATGATCTAGTCTCCTGTCGTCACCAGAACGAGTTTACCCTCAAACCGAAGCTGGAGGTCGATTATGTCGATGTCTCGCCGAAGCAGATTGTCTCGGTAGCTGCCTCACTGATCCCGTTTTTGGAGCACGATGATGCGAACCGAGCGCTAATGGGGTCGAATATGCAGCGCCAAGCGGTACCGACTCTGCGGGCCGATAAGCCGCTGGTAGGCACTGGCATGGAGCGAACTGTGGCCATCGACTCTGGGGTGACGGTCGTGGCTCGTCGTGGTGGGGTGGTTGACTCGGTCGATTCGGGCCGAATTGTGATTCGGGTCAATGATGAGGAGACCGAAGCGGGGGAACCTGGGGTCGATATCTATACCCTGATTAAATATACCCGTTCGAATCAGAATACCTGTATTAATCAGCGGCCACTGGTCAAACCGGGAGATGTGATTGCCCGAGGCGACTGTCTGGCCGATGGCCCTTCGACCGATATGGGCGAGCTCGCGCTCGGGCAGAATATGCGGGTCGCCTTTATGCCGTGGAACGGCTATAACTTTGAGGACTCTATTCTTATCTCTGAACGGGTGGTACAGGAGGATCGCTTTACCACTATCCATATTGAGGAGCTCACCTGTATTGCTCGCGATACCAAATTAGGACCAGAGGAGATTACTGCCGACATCCCTAATGTTAGCGAGAGCGCTTTAGGTAAACTCGATGAGTCGGGGATTGTCTATGTCGGGGCGGAGGTGAAGCCGGGCGATATTCTGGTCGGTAAGGTGACCCCGAAGGGGGAGTCGCAGTTAACTCCAGAAGAGAAGTTATTGCGGGCCATCTTTGGTGACAAGGCCTCTGATGTTAAAGACTCTTCACTGCGAGTCTCTTCAGGCACCCAAGGCACTGTCATTGGGGTGCAGGTCTTTACCCGTGATGGGTTAGATAAAGATAAGCGAGCGCACCAAATTGAAGAGGCGGAGCTGAACGAAATTCGCAAGGATCTAAAAGATAAGCAGCGCATCATGGAGGAGGATGGCTATGGCCGTATGCGTCGGCTCCTAGTCGGTAAAAAGGCGCTAGGTGGCCCTAATCGCTTGAAGGCGGGGGATACGCTAACCGAGACCTATCTGGATGGGGTGGTTAGAGAGAAGTGGTTTGAGCTGCGCATGGAAGAGGATGAGCTCAATAGCCAGCTAGAGTCGATTAAAGTGCAACTGAGCGAACAGCGTAAAAATTTTGAGGCGCAGTTCGAAGATAAGCGCAAGAAGTTAACCCAAGGCGATGATCTAGCGCCTGGGGTGTTGAAGATGGTGAAGGTCTATCTAGCGGTACGGCGGCGGATTCAGCCTGGCGATAAGATGGCCGGTCGCCATGGTAACAAGGGGGTTATCTCTATGATCGTGCCGGTTGAAGATATGCCCTACGATGAGTTCGGTGTTCCGGTCGATGTGGTGCTAAATCCGCTAGGGGTGCCGTCGCGGATGAATGTCGGTCAGGTGCTAGAGACCCATTTAGGCTGGGCAGCGAAGGGGTTGGGAGAGAAGATAGGTCGTATGTTAGATAGTTATCAGCAGTCGCAGCAGGCGATCTCCACCTTGCGCAGCTTTTTGCATGATATCTATAACAACTGTAGCGGTAAACAGGAGCAGATCGACTCACTGAGCGATAGCGAAGTGGTGGAGCTAGCTAAGAATCTGCGCGCTGGGGTGCCGATGGCCACACCGGTCTTTGATGGCGTGGAGGAGCATGATCTGGAGTATATGCTCAAGCTCGCTGATCTGCCGGTCACGGGGCAGACGACCCTCTATGATGGCCGTTCTGGCGAAGCGTTTGAGCGACCGGTCACCGTTGGCTATATGTATATGCTGAAGTTGAACCATTTAGTCGATGACAAGATGCACGCCCGCTCTACCGGCCCCTACAGCCTAGTCACGCAGCAGCCTCTGGGGGGGAAAGCCCAGTTTGGTGGGCAGCGCTTCGGTGAG
- a CDS encoding 50S ribosomal protein L7/L12, translating to MAVSKDDILEAIANMSVMEVVDLISAMEEKFGVTAAAAVAVAAPAGGGDGAAAAEEQTEFDVIMSSFGENKVSVIKAVRAITGLGLKEAKDMVEGVPATVKEAASKEEAEDLKKKLEEAGATVELK from the coding sequence ATGGCCGTATCGAAAGACGATATTCTCGAAGCAATTGCCAACATGAGTGTCATGGAGGTGGTTGATCTTATCTCTGCAATGGAGGAGAAGTTTGGGGTCACTGCCGCAGCAGCTGTTGCTGTCGCGGCACCGGCGGGAGGGGGCGATGGCGCTGCCGCTGCCGAAGAGCAGACCGAATTTGATGTCATTATGAGCAGCTTTGGCGAGAACAAAGTGAGCGTCATTAAGGCCGTTCGCGCTATTACCGGTTTAGGTCTGAAAGAGGCCAAAGATATGGTAGAGGGTGTACCGGCTACCGTTAAAGAGGCAGCTTCTAAGGAAGAGGCTGAAGATCTGAAGAAGAAGCTCGAAGAGGCAGGAGCGACTGTCGAGCTGAAGTAA
- a CDS encoding 50S ribosomal protein L10 — MALNLDQKKSIVSEVAEVATTAYAAVAAEYNGLSSAQMTALRAEARKEGVYLRVVKNNLARRAIQGTEFECMSDGLVGPLVLAFSMEDPGCAARVVKDFAKLNPKLEVKLVSIGGQMLPATELDRLAKMPTKDQAISMLMSVMKAPVEKLARTLNEVPGKLVRTVAAIRDQKEAA; from the coding sequence ATGGCGCTAAATCTTGATCAGAAGAAGAGCATCGTAAGCGAGGTTGCTGAAGTTGCAACGACTGCCTATGCGGCAGTCGCCGCGGAGTATAACGGGTTAAGTTCGGCTCAGATGACAGCTCTGCGTGCGGAAGCGCGTAAAGAGGGGGTCTATCTGCGGGTGGTGAAGAATAATCTCGCCCGTCGTGCGATTCAGGGCACCGAATTTGAGTGCATGAGCGACGGCTTGGTCGGACCACTGGTATTGGCCTTTTCGATGGAAGATCCCGGCTGTGCCGCTCGGGTCGTGAAGGATTTTGCCAAGCTGAATCCCAAGCTTGAGGTTAAGCTGGTCTCTATTGGTGGGCAGATGTTGCCGGCCACTGAACTAGATCGGCTAGCTAAGATGCCAACCAAGGATCAGGCGATTTCGATGCTGATGTCTGTTATGAAGGCACCAGTAGAGAAGCTGGCTCGTACCCTCAACGAGGTTCCGGGCAAACTGGTTCGTACGGTGGCGGCAATCCGCGATCAGAAAGAGGCCGCGTAG
- a CDS encoding 50S ribosomal protein L1 — protein MAKLSKKMRLIRETIDATRFYAIDEALELLKSLPRAKFTESIDASVNLGVDPRKSDQVVRGSCVLPHGTGKSVRVAVFTQGPNAAAATEAGADLVGMDDLAETIKGGELNFDVVIASPDAMRVVGQLGQILGPRGLMPNPKVGTVTADVATAVKNAKAGQVRFRTDKSGIIHTTIGKVDFDNEALKGNLHALISDLQKLKPSTSKGIYLRKISLSTTMGGGVGIDQSSLTIK, from the coding sequence ATGGCCAAACTATCGAAGAAGATGCGGCTCATTAGGGAGACGATCGATGCTACCCGTTTTTACGCTATTGATGAGGCGTTAGAGCTACTTAAATCTCTACCTAGAGCAAAGTTCACCGAATCGATTGATGCTAGTGTCAATCTAGGTGTTGATCCGCGCAAATCAGATCAGGTGGTACGAGGCTCCTGCGTCCTACCTCACGGAACGGGCAAGAGTGTTCGGGTCGCTGTCTTTACCCAAGGGCCTAATGCTGCGGCAGCGACTGAGGCGGGTGCTGATCTGGTCGGTATGGACGATTTAGCCGAAACGATTAAAGGTGGCGAGCTCAATTTTGATGTCGTCATTGCCTCCCCCGATGCGATGCGTGTTGTCGGACAGTTAGGCCAAATTCTAGGGCCTCGTGGTTTAATGCCTAACCCTAAAGTCGGTACGGTGACTGCCGATGTCGCGACAGCGGTTAAAAATGCTAAAGCGGGTCAGGTGCGTTTTCGGACTGATAAATCGGGTATTATCCACACCACTATCGGTAAGGTGGATTTCGATAATGAGGCTCTAAAAGGGAACCTGCATGCGTTGATTAGTGATCTGCAAAAGCTGAAACCTTCGACCTCTAAAGGGATCTATCTGCGTAAAATCTCCCTCTCTACCACCATGGGGGGGGGCGTGGGTATCGATCAGAGCTCATTGACGATTAAATAG
- the rplK gene encoding 50S ribosomal protein L11 translates to MAKKIQAYVKLQVKAGQANPSPPVGPALGQHGVNIMEFCKAFNAATQTMEQGLPTPVVITVYSDRSFTFVTKTPPASILLKKAAGIKSGSAVPNRDKVGRLTREQLEEIAKTKAPDLSAADLDAAVRTIAGTAKSMGLETEGVV, encoded by the coding sequence ATGGCTAAAAAGATTCAGGCTTATGTCAAGCTGCAGGTCAAGGCCGGACAGGCTAATCCGAGCCCTCCTGTCGGCCCGGCACTCGGTCAACACGGTGTCAATATTATGGAGTTTTGTAAGGCATTTAATGCCGCGACCCAGACGATGGAGCAGGGGTTGCCGACTCCGGTTGTGATTACCGTCTATAGTGACCGCAGCTTTACCTTTGTCACCAAGACCCCCCCTGCGTCGATTTTGTTAAAAAAGGCGGCAGGAATCAAAAGCGGATCAGCGGTTCCGAATCGCGACAAAGTCGGTCGGTTGACTCGTGAGCAGCTCGAAGAGATTGCCAAAACGAAGGCACCTGATCTATCGGCAGCCGATCTTGATGCGGCGGTGCGCACCATTGCCGGAACGGCGAAAAGTATGGGGCTTGAGACAGAGGGAGTGGTATAA
- the nusG gene encoding transcription termination/antitermination protein NusG — MALRWYVVHAFSGFESHVKRSLEERINRYGLQERFGQILVPTEEVVEMRDGQKRNTMRKFFPGYVLVQMEMDEETWHLVRDVPRVMGFIGGTSDKPAPITEKEAQAILDRVQEGSERPRPKVLFEAGEMVRITDGPFNDFNGVVEEVDYEKNRLRVAVLIFGRSTPVDLEFSQVEKG, encoded by the coding sequence ATGGCGCTTCGTTGGTATGTTGTGCACGCCTTCTCTGGCTTTGAGAGCCATGTGAAGCGCTCACTAGAGGAGCGCATTAACCGTTATGGCCTACAAGAGCGCTTCGGCCAGATTCTGGTTCCCACCGAAGAGGTGGTGGAGATGCGTGATGGCCAGAAGCGAAACACTATGCGCAAGTTCTTTCCCGGTTATGTGCTTGTCCAGATGGAGATGGATGAGGAGACTTGGCATTTAGTTAGGGATGTCCCTCGGGTCATGGGTTTTATCGGCGGCACGAGTGATAAACCGGCACCGATTACCGAAAAAGAGGCGCAGGCGATTCTTGACCGAGTGCAGGAAGGAAGCGAGCGACCACGACCTAAAGTGCTATTTGAGGCGGGTGAGATGGTACGCATAACCGATGGCCCCTTTAATGATTTTAATGGTGTGGTCGAAGAGGTCGATTACGAAAAGAATCGGCTTCGGGTGGCTGTGCTAATCTTTGGTCGCTCAACCCCGGTTGATCTGGAGTTTAGTCAGGTCGAAAAGGGTTAG
- the secE gene encoding preprotein translocase subunit SecE produces the protein MSDKIKLAFAGVLVIAALAGFYIYSDTSLLMRVVVLLVAMGGALFIASMTAPGVAAIAYGRGAVIEIRKVVWPTRKETVQTTLMVLVMVVIVGLILWLFDMFLAWAVQLLTGQGG, from the coding sequence ATGAGTGATAAAATAAAGTTGGCGTTTGCCGGAGTGTTGGTTATTGCTGCTCTGGCCGGTTTCTATATCTACAGCGATACCTCTCTGCTGATGCGGGTAGTTGTGCTGCTTGTGGCGATGGGGGGAGCGCTCTTCATTGCCTCTATGACTGCCCCAGGCGTGGCAGCGATCGCCTATGGGCGGGGGGCTGTCATTGAGATACGCAAAGTCGTCTGGCCGACCCGTAAAGAGACCGTACAGACCACACTGATGGTGTTGGTTATGGTGGTGATTGTCGGTCTGATTCTCTGGCTGTTCGATATGTTTTTGGCTTGGGCAGTGCAGCTGCTCACCGGTCAAGGGGGGTAG
- the tuf gene encoding elongation factor Tu: MSKEKFERTKPHVNVGTIGHVDHGKTTLTAAITKVMSEKFGGEFKDYANIDSAPEERARGITIATAHVEYQSEARHYAHVDCPGHADYVKNMITGAAQMDGAILVVSAADGPMPQTREHILLSRQVGVPYILVYMNKADQVDDAELLELVEMEIRELLDSYEFPGDDTPIVTGSALKALEGDTSEIGIPSIEKLVAAMDDYIPEPERAVDGAFIMPIEDVFSISGRGTVVTGRIERGIIKVGEEVAIVGIRDTTKTTVTGVEMFRKLLDQGQAGDNVGVLLRGTKREDVERGQVLAKPGSITPHTKFEAEVYVLSKEEGGRHTPFFNGYRPQFYFRTTDVTGACDLPEGVEMVMPGDNVGLTVSLIAPIAMEEGLRFAIREGGRTVGAGVVSKIIE, translated from the coding sequence ATGTCTAAGGAAAAGTTTGAAAGAACCAAACCCCATGTCAATGTGGGTACTATTGGCCATGTTGACCACGGTAAAACGACGCTGACAGCAGCGATTACCAAGGTGATGTCGGAGAAGTTCGGCGGCGAATTCAAAGACTACGCCAATATCGATAGCGCACCAGAAGAGCGTGCTCGCGGTATCACGATTGCCACCGCCCATGTGGAGTATCAGTCAGAGGCGCGTCACTACGCGCATGTTGACTGCCCGGGGCACGCCGACTATGTCAAGAACATGATTACCGGTGCGGCACAGATGGATGGAGCGATTCTAGTGGTATCGGCCGCTGATGGCCCGATGCCACAGACCCGTGAGCATATCCTGCTCTCACGCCAAGTTGGTGTGCCCTACATCTTGGTCTATATGAACAAAGCCGACCAGGTCGATGACGCCGAGCTATTAGAGCTAGTTGAGATGGAGATTCGCGAGCTACTCGATAGCTACGAGTTTCCTGGGGATGATACCCCGATTGTCACCGGCTCGGCTCTAAAAGCTCTTGAAGGGGATACCTCTGAAATTGGTATTCCCTCGATCGAAAAGCTAGTTGCAGCAATGGATGACTACATCCCTGAACCGGAGCGGGCCGTTGATGGGGCGTTCATTATGCCGATTGAGGATGTCTTCTCGATCTCTGGTCGCGGTACCGTGGTCACCGGCCGGATTGAGCGCGGCATTATCAAAGTGGGTGAAGAGGTGGCGATTGTCGGTATTCGTGACACCACCAAAACCACCGTCACCGGGGTGGAGATGTTCCGCAAACTGCTCGATCAGGGTCAGGCGGGGGATAATGTTGGGGTGCTGCTGCGTGGAACTAAGCGGGAGGATGTCGAGCGGGGTCAGGTGCTAGCTAAACCGGGGAGCATTACTCCACACACCAAATTTGAAGCGGAAGTCTATGTGTTAAGCAAAGAGGAGGGGGGACGACACACCCCATTCTTTAACGGCTATCGTCCGCAGTTCTACTTCCGTACGACCGATGTGACCGGTGCCTGCGACCTACCTGAAGGGGTCGAGATGGTGATGCCGGGGGATAATGTCGGCCTGACGGTTAGTCTCATCGCCCCAATCGCGATGGAGGAGGGGCTACGCTTTGCGATTCGCGAAGGTGGCCGTACCGTCGGTGCTGGGGTTGTTTCGAAAATTATCGAGTAG
- the pgeF gene encoding peptidoglycan editing factor PgeF: protein MAWIYPDWPAPPGVNALMTTRHGGVSGGGYRGLNLASHVGDAPWAVAENRRRLQRAAHLPAEVPWLAQCHSTEVVELGEGTMSGTVRADAAVSRSVGLVCAVLTADCLPILVTSRRGGVVAAIHAGWRGLAEGVIEQSLQTIGDPADELLVWLGTAISQRHFEVGSEVREAFVVRDSLAERAFIAATLDGKWYADLYLLARQRLTALGVRAEAIYGGQGCTFAESERFFSYRRDGGQSGRMATLIWMGMAGGDGRRAATE, encoded by the coding sequence GTGGCGTGGATCTACCCTGACTGGCCCGCACCGCCGGGGGTGAATGCACTCATGACCACGCGTCACGGGGGGGTGAGTGGTGGCGGCTATCGGGGGCTGAATTTGGCGAGCCATGTTGGCGACGCCCCTTGGGCGGTGGCGGAGAATCGGCGTCGGTTACAGCGAGCGGCACATCTACCGGCAGAGGTGCCGTGGTTGGCGCAGTGTCACTCAACCGAGGTCGTTGAGCTAGGAGAGGGGACCATGTCGGGCACTGTTCGTGCCGATGCGGCGGTGAGTCGCAGCGTCGGTCTGGTCTGCGCGGTGCTGACAGCTGACTGTTTGCCGATATTGGTCACTAGCCGTCGGGGGGGGGTGGTGGCGGCGATTCATGCTGGTTGGCGCGGATTGGCCGAAGGCGTTATCGAACAGTCGCTACAGACGATTGGCGACCCGGCAGATGAGCTGCTGGTCTGGTTGGGAACGGCGATTAGTCAGCGCCACTTTGAGGTGGGTAGCGAGGTGCGGGAGGCTTTTGTCGTCCGCGACTCTTTGGCCGAAAGGGCCTTTATTGCCGCGACTCTCGACGGGAAGTGGTATGCCGATCTCTACCTTCTAGCGCGACAGCGTCTGACAGCGCTGGGGGTGCGAGCAGAGGCTATCTATGGGGGGCAGGGGTGTACTTTTGCTGAATCGGAACGCTTTTTTTCCTATCGGCGTGACGGTGGGCAGAGTGGTCGTATGGCGACGCTAATATGGATGGGGATGGCAGGTGGCGATGGCCGGAGGGCTGCGACTGAGTAG
- a CDS encoding Na/Pi cotransporter family protein: MSARMALSLLLLLGLIPLSPAVAALEGSTEIEWGNMAMQLFGGLALFLFGMEQMADALKAVAGERMKSILATLTRNRFMGAATGAAVTAIIQSSSVTTVLVVGFVSAGLMTMAQSVGIIMGANIGTTITAQIVAFKVTKAALLMIAIGFTMLFAGKQETIRYYGAILMGLGLVFFGMSIMSEAMEPLRTYQPFLDLMVQMENPLVGILVAALFTGLVQSSSATTGIVIVMASQGLITLPAGIALAFGANIGTCVTAMLATIGKTREALRAALVHVLFNVAGVLIWLAFIPWLAQFVIGFSPSHPELQGLERLAAETPRQIANAHTIFNFANTLIFIGFTTQIAKLVQWLVPDRRVEAGESVTVRAKYLDESLLSTPVLALDRVRLEVLHMGEIVQQMLRGIMPAILSGSEKQLRHIYQLDEQVDTLYEQIIIYMGKVSKGELSDRHTQEFLQLMAAISDLENIGDTIETNMVELGRERLQAGIAISQPTRKVLKGFHELVESAVDGAIQAVSQNNRLVAENVIHMKQAIVLMADSAAAHQAQRLVVEEPNRIPAYTIEIDIIEKQKRIYYFAKRMAKTVLSARQGSA; the protein is encoded by the coding sequence ATGTCTGCACGAATGGCGCTCTCGCTGCTGCTTTTATTGGGGCTCATCCCCCTCTCACCTGCGGTGGCGGCTCTTGAAGGTAGCACCGAGATAGAGTGGGGTAATATGGCGATGCAGCTCTTTGGTGGGCTGGCGCTGTTTCTGTTCGGTATGGAGCAGATGGCCGATGCGCTTAAGGCGGTGGCTGGGGAGCGGATGAAGTCGATTTTGGCCACCTTGACCCGCAACCGCTTTATGGGGGCTGCGACGGGGGCGGCGGTCACGGCGATTATTCAATCCTCTTCGGTCACCACGGTGCTGGTGGTCGGTTTTGTGAGTGCTGGCTTAATGACGATGGCGCAGTCGGTGGGAATTATTATGGGGGCCAACATCGGTACCACCATTACCGCCCAAATTGTCGCCTTTAAGGTCACTAAAGCGGCGCTGCTGATGATTGCGATCGGCTTTACGATGCTCTTTGCAGGCAAGCAAGAGACGATTCGCTACTACGGTGCCATACTGATGGGGTTGGGGTTGGTCTTCTTTGGCATGAGCATTATGAGTGAGGCGATGGAGCCGCTACGAACCTATCAGCCCTTTCTCGATCTGATGGTGCAGATGGAGAATCCCCTAGTGGGAATCTTGGTGGCCGCTCTCTTTACCGGCTTGGTGCAGTCCTCTTCGGCGACGACTGGCATTGTGATTGTGATGGCAAGCCAGGGGTTGATTACTCTGCCTGCCGGCATTGCGCTGGCGTTTGGAGCTAATATCGGTACCTGTGTTACCGCGATGTTAGCGACGATTGGCAAGACGCGCGAGGCGCTGCGAGCGGCGCTGGTGCATGTGCTGTTTAATGTCGCTGGGGTATTGATCTGGCTAGCTTTTATTCCGTGGCTGGCGCAGTTTGTGATCGGTTTCTCCCCCTCTCATCCCGAGCTACAGGGGCTGGAGCGGCTAGCCGCTGAGACGCCACGACAGATAGCGAATGCCCACACGATATTTAACTTTGCCAATACGCTCATTTTTATCGGTTTTACCACCCAAATTGCAAAACTAGTGCAGTGGCTGGTTCCAGATAGGCGCGTCGAGGCGGGGGAGAGTGTGACGGTGCGGGCTAAATATCTGGATGAGTCGCTACTCTCAACACCGGTGTTAGCGCTGGATCGGGTGCGACTGGAGGTGCTGCACATGGGGGAGATCGTGCAGCAGATGCTGCGGGGGATTATGCCAGCGATCCTCTCCGGTAGCGAGAAGCAGCTACGACATATCTATCAGCTTGATGAGCAGGTCGATACGCTCTATGAACAGATTATCATCTACATGGGCAAGGTGAGTAAGGGGGAGTTGTCAGATCGCCATACTCAAGAGTTTCTACAGCTAATGGCGGCGATTAGTGATTTGGAGAATATCGGCGATACCATTGAGACCAATATGGTGGAGTTAGGGCGGGAGCGGCTACAGGCGGGCATTGCGATCAGTCAGCCGACGCGCAAGGTGTTAAAAGGGTTCCATGAGCTCGTTGAGAGTGCGGTCGATGGCGCGATTCAGGCGGTATCGCAAAATAATCGTCTCGTGGCGGAGAATGTGATCCACATGAAGCAGGCCATTGTGCTCATGGCCGACTCCGCCGCCGCGCACCAAGCGCAGCGGTTGGTGGTTGAGGAGCCGAACCGTATTCCGGCCTATACGATTGAGATCGATATTATCGAAAAGCAGAAGCGGATCTACTATTTTGCGAAGCGGATGGCGAAAACGGTGCTTAGTGCTCGTCAAGGCAGTGCCTGA